Proteins co-encoded in one Ruegeria pomeroyi DSS-3 genomic window:
- the guaB gene encoding IMP dehydrogenase: MQIREALTFDDVLLVPAASSVLPSTADTRTRVTREIKLNIPLLSSAMDTVTEARMAIAMAQAGGMGVIHKNLSVDEQAREVRRVKRFESGIVYNPVTLRPDQTIADAKALVERYNFTGFPVTDTRGHIVGIVTNRDMRFATSDDMPVSAVMTTNDLAMLAEPADLDEAKSLMRARRIEKLLVHDGQGRLTGLLTLKDTEQAVLNPTACKDHLGRLRVAAASSVGDSGFARSEALIDAGVDIVVVDTAHGHSAGVIDAVRRIKQQSNMVQVIAGNVATAEATKALIDAGADAIKVGIGPGSICTTRMVAGVGVPQLTAIMDCAQAAGDVPVIADGGIKFSGDFAKAIAAGASCAMVGSMIAGTDESPGEVILYQGRSFKSYRGMGSLGAMARGSADRYFQKDAASDKLVPEGIEGQVPYKGSASAVIHQLVGGLRAAMGYTGCATVGEMRQNCQFVKITGAGLKESHVHDVQITRESPNYRVG, from the coding sequence ATGCAGATTCGTGAGGCTCTCACCTTTGACGATGTTCTACTGGTTCCGGCGGCCTCGTCGGTGCTGCCGTCGACCGCCGACACAAGAACCCGCGTGACGCGCGAGATCAAGCTGAACATACCGCTCTTGAGCTCGGCCATGGACACGGTGACCGAGGCGCGCATGGCCATCGCCATGGCCCAGGCCGGCGGCATGGGCGTGATCCACAAGAACCTGAGCGTGGATGAGCAGGCGCGCGAAGTGCGCCGGGTCAAACGGTTCGAAAGCGGCATCGTCTACAACCCCGTCACCCTGCGCCCGGATCAGACCATCGCCGATGCCAAGGCCCTGGTCGAACGCTATAATTTCACCGGTTTTCCGGTCACCGACACGCGCGGCCATATCGTCGGCATCGTCACCAACCGCGACATGCGCTTTGCCACCAGCGATGACATGCCGGTCAGCGCGGTGATGACTACAAACGACCTGGCGATGCTGGCCGAACCCGCCGATCTGGACGAGGCGAAAAGCCTGATGCGTGCGCGCCGGATCGAGAAACTGCTGGTGCATGACGGGCAGGGGCGGCTGACCGGCCTGCTGACGCTGAAGGACACCGAACAGGCGGTGTTGAACCCGACCGCCTGCAAGGACCATCTGGGACGTCTGCGGGTGGCGGCGGCCAGCTCGGTCGGCGACAGCGGTTTTGCCCGCTCCGAGGCGCTGATCGACGCGGGCGTCGACATCGTGGTGGTCGACACCGCGCATGGCCATTCCGCAGGTGTGATCGACGCGGTGCGCCGGATCAAGCAACAGTCCAACATGGTGCAGGTGATCGCGGGCAACGTGGCCACCGCCGAGGCGACCAAGGCGCTGATCGACGCCGGTGCCGATGCGATCAAGGTCGGTATCGGGCCGGGCTCGATCTGTACCACGCGGATGGTGGCCGGTGTCGGCGTGCCGCAGCTGACCGCGATCATGGATTGCGCCCAGGCGGCGGGCGACGTGCCGGTGATCGCCGATGGCGGCATCAAGTTCTCGGGCGATTTCGCCAAGGCGATCGCGGCGGGCGCGTCCTGCGCCATGGTCGGTTCGATGATTGCGGGCACCGATGAAAGCCCGGGAGAAGTCATTCTGTATCAAGGCCGTAGCTTCAAAAGCTATCGTGGCATGGGCAGCCTTGGGGCGATGGCGCGCGGCTCGGCCGACCGCTATTTCCAGAAGGACGCGGCCAGCGACAAGCTGGTGCCCGAAGGGATCGAGGGGCAGGTGCCCTACAAGGGTTCGGCCAGCGCGGTGATCCACCAGCTGGTGGGCGGGCTGCGCGCCGCGATGGGCTATACCGGCTGCGCCACCGTGGGTGAGATGCGCCAGAACTGCCAGTTCGTGAAGATCACCGGCGCGGGGCTCAAGGAAAGCCATGTCCACGACGTGCAGATCACTCGCGAAAGCCCCAACTACCGGGTCGGGTGA
- a CDS encoding CaiB/BaiF CoA transferase family protein, whose translation MPGPLSGTLVLDLTHVLAGPFASMTLADLGARVIKVERPGQGDDTRAFPPFKGGKSAYFATINHGKESIALDLKAPEDRAIFERLLARADILLENYRPGVMERLGYGWEALHARFPKLIYGAVSGFGHTGPEAQRPAYDMVVQARGGVMSITGERDREPVRVGASIGDIVAGMYLVQGVMAALLQVERGGTGQKVDVAMLDSQLALLEHAIAITSVTGEPPRPSGARHPSITPFETFHAEDGLFVIAAGNDGLFARLCDALELPLAEDPRFATNPARCQNARLLKRLIEAVTLDRPKAHWIETLTRAGVPTGPIQNVAEVLQDPQIRARNMVVDVLGPDGAPAYTAAGNPIKMSDLPDPTTRAPAPDLDADRAAILDWLDEGAAD comes from the coding sequence ATGCCCGGCCCTCTTAGCGGAACCCTTGTCCTGGACCTGACCCATGTCCTGGCGGGACCATTTGCCAGCATGACTCTGGCCGATCTGGGCGCCCGTGTGATCAAGGTCGAGCGCCCCGGACAGGGCGATGACACCCGCGCCTTCCCCCCGTTCAAGGGCGGCAAAAGTGCCTATTTCGCCACCATCAACCATGGCAAGGAAAGCATCGCGCTGGACCTCAAGGCGCCCGAGGACCGGGCCATTTTCGAGAGGCTGCTGGCGCGGGCCGATATCCTGCTGGAAAACTACCGCCCCGGCGTGATGGAGCGTCTGGGCTATGGCTGGGAGGCGCTGCATGCCCGCTTTCCCAAGCTGATCTATGGCGCCGTCTCGGGCTTTGGCCATACCGGCCCCGAGGCGCAGCGCCCCGCTTATGACATGGTGGTACAGGCGCGCGGCGGGGTGATGTCGATCACCGGCGAGCGCGACCGCGAGCCGGTGCGCGTCGGCGCCTCGATCGGCGATATCGTGGCGGGCATGTATCTGGTGCAGGGGGTGATGGCCGCCCTGTTGCAGGTGGAACGCGGCGGCACCGGGCAAAAGGTCGATGTGGCGATGCTCGACAGTCAGCTGGCGCTGTTGGAACATGCCATCGCCATCACCAGCGTCACCGGCGAGCCGCCGCGCCCCTCGGGCGCGCGGCACCCCTCGATCACCCCGTTCGAAACCTTTCACGCCGAGGACGGGCTGTTCGTCATCGCCGCCGGCAATGACGGCCTGTTCGCCCGGCTCTGCGACGCATTGGAGCTGCCGCTGGCGGAGGATCCGCGCTTTGCCACCAACCCGGCCCGCTGCCAGAACGCGCGGCTTTTGAAACGGCTGATCGAGGCGGTGACCCTCGACCGGCCCAAGGCGCATTGGATCGAGACACTGACCCGCGCGGGCGTGCCTACCGGCCCGATCCAGAACGTGGCCGAGGTGTTGCAGGACCCGCAGATCCGCGCCCGCAACATGGTGGTCGACGTGCTGGGCCCCGATGGCGCACCGGCCTATACCGCCGCCGGCAACCCGATCAAGATGTCCGATCTGCCCGATCCCACGACGCGTGCCCCGGCCCCGGATCTGGATGCGGACCGCGCGGCGATTCTGGACTGGCTCGACGAGGGCGCGGCCGACTGA
- a CDS encoding ASKHA domain-containing protein, translated as MSSDPLVLFTPSGKRGHFPVGTPILTAARQLGVDLDSVCGGRGICSKCQITPSYGEFPKHGVTVRDGALSEWNAVEQRYKDKRGLIDGRRLGCQATVQGDVVIDVPPESQVHRQVVRKRAEARKITMNPSTRLFYVEVEEPDMHKPTGDMERLIAALAEQWELTGVQTDLHILHQLQPALRKGGWKVTVAVHLGDASHPPKIMHIWPGYYDGTVYGLAVDLGSTTIAAHLCDLHSGEVVASSGIMNPQIRFGEDLMSRVSYSMMNKGGDLEMTRAVREGMNALFTQIATEAGIDKALIVDAVFVCNPVMHHLFLGIDPFELGQAPFALATSDSLSLRAWELELNIHPAARVYILPCIAGHVGADAAAVALSEAPDKSEDLVLVVDVGTNAEILLGNKNKVLACSSPTGPAFEGAQISSGQRAAPGAIERVEIDPVTKEPRFRVIGSEIWSDQEGFGEAIATTGITGICGSGIIEVVAEMRMAGILDASGLIGSAEQTGSPRCIQDGRTNAYLLWDGSADGGPTITVTNPDVRAIQMAKAALYSGARLLMDKLNVDKVDRVVLAGAFGAHISAKHAMVLGMIPDCPLDKVTSAGNAAGTGARIALLNTDARTEIEATVRAIEKVETAVERRFQEHFVNASAIPNSVEPFPELAKVLTLPDVSFNTGGGDDGSGRRRRRRA; from the coding sequence ATGAGCAGCGATCCCCTCGTCCTTTTCACCCCCTCGGGCAAACGGGGGCATTTCCCCGTCGGCACGCCGATCCTGACCGCTGCGCGGCAGCTGGGGGTCGATCTCGATTCGGTCTGCGGCGGGCGCGGCATCTGCTCGAAATGCCAGATCACCCCGTCTTACGGTGAATTCCCCAAACATGGCGTCACCGTGCGCGACGGCGCGCTCAGCGAATGGAACGCGGTCGAGCAGCGTTACAAGGACAAGCGCGGGCTGATCGACGGGCGCCGGTTGGGCTGTCAGGCGACCGTTCAGGGCGATGTGGTGATCGACGTGCCACCCGAAAGCCAGGTTCACCGCCAGGTGGTGCGCAAGCGGGCCGAGGCGCGCAAGATCACCATGAACCCCTCGACCCGGCTGTTCTATGTCGAGGTCGAAGAGCCCGACATGCACAAGCCCACCGGCGACATGGAACGGCTGATCGCAGCACTCGCCGAGCAGTGGGAGCTGACCGGCGTGCAGACCGACCTGCACATCCTGCACCAGTTGCAGCCGGCGCTGCGCAAGGGCGGCTGGAAGGTGACCGTGGCGGTGCATCTGGGCGATGCCAGCCACCCGCCCAAGATCATGCATATCTGGCCCGGCTATTACGATGGCACCGTCTATGGGCTGGCGGTCGATCTCGGATCGACCACCATCGCCGCGCATCTGTGCGACCTGCACAGCGGCGAGGTCGTGGCCTCGTCGGGCATCATGAACCCGCAGATCCGCTTTGGCGAGGATCTGATGAGCCGGGTCAGCTATTCGATGATGAACAAGGGCGGCGATCTGGAGATGACGCGCGCGGTGCGCGAGGGGATGAACGCCCTGTTCACCCAGATCGCCACCGAGGCCGGGATCGACAAGGCGTTGATCGTGGATGCGGTGTTTGTCTGCAACCCGGTCATGCATCACCTGTTCCTGGGGATCGACCCGTTCGAACTGGGTCAGGCGCCGTTTGCGCTGGCCACGTCGGACTCGCTGTCGCTGCGGGCCTGGGAGCTGGAGCTGAACATCCACCCCGCCGCGCGCGTCTATATCCTGCCCTGTATCGCGGGCCATGTGGGCGCCGATGCCGCCGCCGTGGCGCTGTCCGAGGCGCCGGATAAATCCGAGGATCTGGTGCTGGTGGTCGATGTGGGCACCAATGCCGAGATCCTGCTGGGCAACAAGAACAAGGTGCTGGCCTGCTCCTCGCCCACCGGCCCCGCCTTTGAGGGGGCGCAGATCTCCAGCGGCCAACGCGCCGCGCCCGGCGCCATCGAGCGGGTCGAGATCGACCCGGTCACCAAGGAACCCCGCTTCCGCGTGATCGGCTCGGAAATCTGGTCCGATCAGGAGGGGTTCGGCGAGGCGATCGCCACCACCGGCATCACCGGCATCTGCGGTTCGGGCATCATCGAGGTGGTGGCCGAGATGCGCATGGCGGGCATTCTGGACGCCTCGGGCCTGATCGGATCGGCCGAGCAGACCGGCAGCCCCCGCTGCATCCAGGACGGGCGCACCAATGCCTATCTGCTGTGGGACGGCTCCGCCGATGGCGGCCCGACGATCACCGTCACCAACCCCGATGTGCGTGCCATCCAGATGGCCAAGGCGGCGCTCTATTCCGGGGCGCGGCTGCTGATGGACAAGCTCAACGTCGACAAGGTGGACCGGGTGGTGCTGGCAGGGGCGTTCGGCGCCCATATTTCGGCCAAACATGCGATGGTGCTGGGCATGATCCCCGATTGCCCGCTGGACAAGGTCACCAGCGCCGGCAACGCGGCGGGCACCGGCGCGCGGATCGCACTGCTCAACACCGACGCCAGAACCGAGATCGAGGCCACCGTACGCGCCATCGAAAAGGTGGAAACCGCGGTCGAACGCCGGTTCCAGGAGCATTTCGTGAATGCCTCGGCGATCCCGAACTCGGTGGAACCCTTCCCCGAACTGGCCAAGGTCCTGACCCTGCCCGACGTGTCCTTCAACACCGGGGGCGGTGATGACGGGTCTGGCCGACGCCGCCGCCGCAGGGCATGA
- a CDS encoding class I SAM-dependent methyltransferase: MTETNHDQAEYWGKSASGMKWLTFEEQIAASFAPVVDLLLERAALKPGQRVLDIGCGLGDVTLAAAQAVGPGGHVLGVDISAPFLERAGLRASGMGNVGFALADAQSEPFAPAERDAVLSRFGMMFFSDTVAAFANIARALKPGGRMTFAAWGPLAGNPWFYLPHRAATDRLGQMPKVDRNAPGPLAFHDIDRVTGLMAEAGLADIEAQAVDLNLTPPGGLEGAAALCTRLGPAARVLAHFNGSEADEAAIRDAVSAALEPYVEGGEVLMPATINLFQARRAGTA; this comes from the coding sequence ATGACAGAGACGAACCACGACCAGGCCGAGTATTGGGGCAAATCCGCCTCGGGCATGAAATGGCTGACCTTCGAAGAGCAGATCGCCGCCTCTTTCGCGCCGGTGGTCGATCTTCTGCTGGAACGTGCCGCGCTGAAACCCGGCCAGCGCGTGCTCGATATCGGCTGCGGCCTGGGCGACGTCACCCTGGCGGCCGCTCAGGCGGTGGGTCCGGGCGGCCATGTGTTGGGGGTCGATATCTCGGCGCCCTTCCTTGAGCGCGCCGGGCTCCGGGCTAGCGGCATGGGAAACGTTGGTTTTGCCCTCGCCGACGCCCAGAGCGAGCCCTTTGCGCCGGCAGAGCGCGACGCGGTGCTCTCACGTTTCGGCATGATGTTCTTTTCCGACACCGTGGCCGCATTCGCCAACATCGCCCGGGCGCTGAAGCCCGGCGGTCGCATGACATTTGCCGCCTGGGGGCCGCTGGCCGGAAACCCCTGGTTCTACCTTCCCCACCGCGCGGCCACGGACCGGCTGGGCCAGATGCCCAAGGTCGACCGCAACGCGCCCGGGCCGCTGGCGTTTCACGATATCGACCGGGTCACCGGCCTGATGGCGGAGGCGGGTCTGGCCGATATCGAGGCGCAGGCCGTCGACCTGAACCTGACCCCACCCGGCGGGCTGGAGGGGGCCGCGGCGCTCTGCACCCGATTGGGACCGGCCGCGCGGGTACTGGCGCATTTCAACGGGTCCGAGGCGGACGAAGCCGCGATCCGCGACGCGGTCAGCGCGGCGCTGGAACCTTATGTCGAGGGCGGCGAGGTTCTCATGCCCGCCACCATCAACCTGTTCCAGGCCCGGCGCGCGGGAACCGCTTGA
- the dmdB gene encoding 3-methylmercaptopropionyl-CoA ligase, translating to MLGQMMYQPLLISSLIDHAARYHGEAQIWSVSTEGGVEETNWAGIADNARRLGSVLTDAGLAPQSRVATLAWNNRRHLEIYYGVSGAGFVLHTINPRLFPEQLVYILNHAEDRILFFDATFLPLVEGIRPHLTTVERLVLMGPRDEAAAARIEGLEFYDEFVATGDAGFDWPDLDERTASSLCYTSGTTGNPKGVLYSHRSTVLHSFGSNTRDCIGFSARDVVMPVVPMFHVNAWGTPYACAMSGSCMVLPGPDLHGEALVGLIDRYRVTIALGVPTIWQGLLATARAKGSTLESLTRTVIGGAACPPSMIAEFRDRYGVDTVHAWGMSEMSPLGTTNQPLAKHGALPIEAQHKLRENQGRPPYGVELKIVDDDGNTLPNDGQTQGDLMVRGHWVLDSYFQLQDQPILSDGWFATGDVATLDRDGYMTIRDRSKDIIKSGGEWISSVELENIAVAHPKLATAAVIGVPHPKWDERPLLVAVKAEGETPDEAELLAFFDGKIAKWQVPDRVVFVEALPLNATGKVLKRTLREQFRDVLTG from the coding sequence ATGCTTGGACAGATGATGTATCAGCCGCTGCTGATCTCGTCGCTGATAGATCACGCCGCGCGCTATCACGGCGAGGCGCAGATCTGGTCGGTCAGCACCGAAGGCGGGGTCGAGGAGACCAACTGGGCGGGGATCGCCGACAATGCCCGCCGCCTGGGCTCGGTCCTGACCGATGCAGGGCTGGCGCCGCAATCGCGTGTTGCCACGCTGGCCTGGAACAACCGGCGGCATCTGGAGATCTATTACGGGGTGTCGGGCGCCGGCTTTGTTCTGCACACGATCAACCCGCGCCTGTTCCCCGAACAGCTGGTCTATATCCTCAACCATGCCGAGGATCGCATCCTGTTCTTCGATGCCACTTTCCTGCCGCTGGTCGAGGGGATTCGCCCGCATCTGACCACCGTTGAACGGCTGGTTCTGATGGGGCCGCGCGACGAGGCGGCGGCAGCGCGCATCGAGGGGCTGGAATTCTACGACGAGTTTGTCGCCACCGGGGATGCGGGTTTTGACTGGCCCGATCTTGACGAGCGCACGGCTTCGAGCCTGTGCTATACCTCGGGGACCACGGGCAATCCCAAGGGCGTACTTTATTCGCACCGTTCCACCGTGCTGCACAGTTTCGGCTCGAACACCCGCGATTGCATCGGTTTTTCGGCGCGCGATGTGGTGATGCCGGTGGTGCCGATGTTCCATGTCAACGCCTGGGGCACGCCCTATGCCTGTGCGATGTCTGGATCGTGCATGGTGCTGCCGGGGCCCGATCTGCATGGCGAGGCGCTGGTTGGTCTGATCGACCGCTATCGGGTCACCATCGCGCTGGGGGTGCCGACCATCTGGCAGGGGCTGTTGGCCACCGCCCGCGCCAAGGGCAGCACGCTGGAAAGCCTGACGCGCACGGTGATCGGCGGCGCGGCCTGTCCGCCCTCGATGATCGCCGAGTTCCGCGACCGCTATGGTGTCGATACCGTCCATGCCTGGGGCATGTCCGAGATGAGCCCGCTGGGCACCACCAACCAGCCGCTGGCCAAGCACGGCGCCCTGCCGATCGAGGCGCAGCACAAGCTGCGCGAGAACCAGGGCCGCCCGCCCTATGGGGTGGAGCTGAAGATCGTCGATGACGATGGCAACACGTTGCCCAATGACGGTCAGACCCAGGGCGACCTTATGGTGCGCGGCCATTGGGTGCTGGACAGCTATTTCCAGTTGCAGGACCAGCCGATCCTGTCGGATGGCTGGTTCGCCACCGGCGATGTGGCGACGCTGGACCGCGACGGCTATATGACGATCCGGGACCGGTCCAAGGATATCATCAAGTCGGGCGGCGAATGGATCAGCTCGGTCGAGCTGGAGAATATCGCGGTTGCGCATCCGAAACTGGCCACCGCCGCGGTGATCGGGGTGCCGCATCCGAAATGGGATGAACGCCCGCTTTTGGTGGCGGTCAAGGCCGAGGGCGAGACGCCTGACGAGGCGGAGTTGCTGGCGTTCTTTGACGGCAAGATCGCGAAATGGCAGGTGCCTGACCGGGTCGTGTTTGTCGAGGCGCTGCCGCTGAATGCCACCGGCAAGGTGCTGAAACGGACCCTTCGCGAACAGTTCAGGGATGTTCTGACCGGGTGA
- the pgi gene encoding glucose-6-phosphate isomerase, with translation MFQDLHALHTRTSGRRILDLFAADLRRAERFSADLGEMRLDYSKTQIDDAIRAGLIALCDRAQLADKREAMFAGAPINETEGRAVLHTALRNLDGGPVHVDGAEVMADVRLTLARMRRFAEALRSGALPGAGGAITDVVNIGIGGSDLGPAMAVLALAPYHDGPRCHFVSNVDGAHIADTLRGLDPARTLVIVASKTFTTIETMTNARTARDWMQRGGGDPERQFAAVSTATDRTAAFGIPGDRVFGFADWVGGRYSLWGPIGLSLMIAIGPDDFDAFLRGAQEMDRHFQSAPWEKNLPVMLALTGIWHHQICGHPSRAVLPYDQRLARLPAYLQQLEMESNGKSVAMDGTALDQAAGPIVWGEPGTNGQHAFYQLIHQGKQVVPCEFMVAARGHEPDLAHHHRLLIANCLAQSEALMRGRPLDEARAIAAARGVAGDELERQARHRVFAGNRPSTTLIYPRLTPAMLGRIIALYEHRVFVEGVILGINSFDQWGVELGKELATSLGPVVDGTESAAAKDGSTAALVDYVLAHRDTDLT, from the coding sequence ATGTTTCAGGATTTGCACGCGCTTCATACCAGGACCTCCGGGCGCCGCATTCTCGATCTCTTTGCCGCCGATCTCCGGCGGGCGGAGCGGTTCAGTGCCGATCTGGGCGAGATGCGGCTGGATTACTCCAAGACCCAGATCGACGACGCGATCCGCGCCGGTCTGATTGCGCTGTGCGACCGCGCACAGTTGGCAGACAAACGCGAAGCGATGTTTGCGGGCGCGCCGATCAACGAGACCGAGGGCCGCGCCGTGCTGCACACGGCGCTGCGCAATCTGGATGGCGGGCCGGTGCATGTCGACGGGGCCGAGGTGATGGCGGATGTGCGCCTGACGCTCGCGCGGATGCGCCGGTTTGCCGAGGCGCTGCGCAGCGGCGCGTTGCCGGGGGCCGGGGGCGCAATCACCGATGTGGTCAACATCGGCATCGGTGGATCCGATCTTGGGCCGGCGATGGCGGTGCTGGCGCTGGCGCCCTATCACGACGGGCCGCGCTGCCATTTCGTGTCCAATGTGGATGGCGCCCATATCGCCGACACGCTGCGCGGGCTCGATCCGGCGCGTACCTTGGTGATCGTGGCCTCCAAGACGTTTACCACCATCGAGACGATGACCAATGCCCGCACCGCGCGCGACTGGATGCAGCGCGGTGGCGGCGACCCGGAACGGCAGTTCGCCGCGGTTTCGACCGCGACCGACAGGACCGCCGCTTTTGGCATTCCGGGCGATCGGGTCTTTGGCTTCGCCGACTGGGTCGGCGGGCGTTATTCCCTGTGGGGGCCGATCGGGCTGAGCCTGATGATCGCCATCGGCCCTGACGATTTCGATGCCTTCCTGCGCGGCGCTCAGGAGATGGACCGCCATTTCCAGAGCGCACCCTGGGAGAAGAACCTGCCGGTGATGCTGGCGCTGACGGGGATCTGGCACCACCAGATATGTGGCCATCCCAGCCGTGCGGTGCTGCCCTATGACCAGCGGCTTGCGCGCTTGCCAGCCTATCTCCAGCAGCTTGAAATGGAATCGAACGGCAAATCGGTGGCGATGGACGGCACCGCGCTGGATCAGGCTGCCGGTCCCATCGTCTGGGGCGAGCCGGGCACCAATGGTCAGCATGCCTTCTATCAGCTGATCCATCAGGGCAAGCAGGTCGTTCCGTGCGAATTCATGGTGGCCGCGCGGGGGCACGAGCCGGACCTGGCCCATCACCATCGCCTGTTGATCGCCAATTGCCTGGCCCAGTCCGAGGCGCTGATGCGCGGGCGTCCGCTGGACGAGGCCCGCGCCATCGCCGCCGCCAGGGGGGTCGCGGGGGACGAGCTGGAACGTCAGGCCCGCCACCGGGTGTTTGCGGGCAACCGCCCTTCGACCACGCTGATCTATCCGCGGCTGACGCCTGCCATGCTTGGCCGGATCATCGCGCTTTATGAACACCGGGTATTCGTCGAAGGGGTGATCCTGGGCATCAACTCGTTCGATCAATGGGGGGTGGAACTGGGCAAGGAGCTGGCGACCTCGCTCGGGCCCGTCGTGGACGGGACAGAAAGCGCCGCGGCCAAGGATGGCTCGACCGCGGCACTGGTCGATTATGTGCTGGCGCATCGGGACACCGATCTGACGTAG
- the pgl gene encoding 6-phosphogluconolactonase, translating into MNIQDYPDRDMLAIDLANHLAGELEATLFTHDSATLAVAGGTTPGPVFDVLCAADLDWHRVMVLPTDERCVPQDHSRANARLIAERLLVNRAASARYLPLYLPGAEPEDCLAEVEALLTPALPLSVLVLGMGEDMHTASLFAGMPGLAAALDADAPALAVARPETQPENRITLTAPVLNGALSKHLIIYGAAKRKALERAMSMHPEEAPIAAVLDGITVHWAE; encoded by the coding sequence ATGAACATACAAGACTATCCCGACCGAGACATGCTCGCCATCGACCTCGCCAACCACCTGGCCGGAGAGTTGGAGGCGACGCTTTTCACCCATGACAGCGCCACGCTGGCGGTGGCTGGCGGCACCACGCCCGGGCCTGTCTTCGACGTGCTCTGCGCCGCCGATCTGGATTGGCATCGGGTGATGGTGCTGCCCACCGACGAGCGCTGCGTGCCCCAGGACCATTCACGCGCCAATGCCCGCCTGATCGCCGAACGGTTGCTGGTCAACCGCGCCGCCAGCGCCCGCTATCTGCCGCTCTACCTGCCCGGCGCCGAGCCCGAGGACTGCCTGGCCGAGGTCGAGGCCCTGCTGACCCCGGCGCTGCCCTTGTCCGTGCTGGTGCTGGGCATGGGCGAGGACATGCACACCGCCTCGCTGTTTGCCGGCATGCCGGGGCTTGCGGCGGCGCTGGATGCCGATGCCCCGGCGCTGGCCGTAGCCCGCCCCGAAACCCAGCCCGAAAACCGGATCACCCTGACCGCGCCGGTGTTGAACGGGGCCTTGTCGAAACACCTCATCATCTATGGTGCCGCCAAGCGAAAGGCGCTGGAACGGGCCATGTCGATGCATCCCGAAGAGGCGCCGATCGCGGCGGTTCTGGACGGCATCACGGTGCATTGGGCAGAATAG
- the zwf gene encoding glucose-6-phosphate dehydrogenase has protein sequence MVSRIIPVEPFDLVVFGGTGDLARSKILPALFRRSVAGQVPEGGRIIGVARQDMGVEAYHALIAQSLRELLPDLAQVPGALDRFLKQLDYVALDATQPEGWEQLASMLGQGVRAFYFSVGPGLFGALAERLRQHGLVSDDTRIVVEKPFGHDLASARALNATLAAQFHERQIYRIDHYLGKETVQNLMAVRFGNMLFEPLWNSQYVDHIQITVAEAVGVGGRADYYDRAGAMRDMMQNHLMQLLCLIAMEPPAKFDPDAVRDEKLKVIRALDAVKPHHIVRGQYAVPVGGVGQGYRDEVGDPRSITESYIALRAHISNWRWAGTPFYLRTGKRLVARSSVINVMFKDAPHSIFGEEAGRHANVLSIRLQPNEGITLKVTIKEPGPGGMRLVDVPLDMSFAKALGPENQSPPDAYERLIMDVIRGNQTLFMRGDEVEAAWAWTDPIIAGWQARGDVPKPYDCGSTGPGDAELLMRRDGRRWQGINP, from the coding sequence ATGGTATCGCGCATCATCCCGGTAGAGCCTTTCGATCTGGTCGTCTTTGGCGGCACCGGCGATCTTGCGCGCAGCAAGATTCTGCCGGCGCTGTTCCGGCGCTCGGTCGCGGGGCAGGTGCCCGAGGGCGGTCGTATCATCGGCGTCGCGCGTCAGGACATGGGGGTCGAGGCCTATCACGCCCTGATCGCCCAAAGCCTGCGCGAGCTGTTGCCCGATCTGGCGCAAGTGCCCGGCGCGCTTGACCGCTTTCTGAAACAGCTCGATTACGTGGCGCTGGATGCGACCCAACCCGAGGGATGGGAGCAGCTGGCCAGCATGTTGGGGCAGGGGGTGCGTGCCTTTTATTTCTCGGTCGGCCCCGGTCTGTTCGGTGCCCTGGCCGAACGGCTGCGCCAGCACGGGCTGGTCAGCGACGATACGCGGATCGTGGTCGAAAAACCCTTTGGTCACGATCTGGCCAGCGCCCGGGCGCTGAACGCCACGCTGGCCGCGCAATTTCATGAGCGTCAGATCTATCGGATCGACCATTACCTGGGCAAGGAAACGGTACAGAACCTGATGGCCGTGCGGTTCGGCAACATGCTGTTCGAACCGCTCTGGAACAGCCAGTATGTCGATCATATCCAGATCACCGTGGCCGAGGCGGTCGGGGTCGGCGGGCGGGCCGATTATTACGACCGCGCCGGCGCCATGCGCGACATGATGCAGAACCATCTGATGCAGCTTCTGTGCCTGATCGCGATGGAGCCTCCGGCCAAGTTCGACCCCGACGCGGTGCGTGACGAGAAGCTCAAGGTGATCCGGGCGCTGGATGCGGTCAAGCCGCACCATATCGTGCGCGGCCAATACGCGGTGCCGGTGGGCGGCGTCGGGCAGGGCTATCGCGACGAGGTAGGCGATCCGCGCTCGATCACCGAAAGCTATATCGCCCTGCGCGCCCATATCAGCAACTGGCGGTGGGCGGGCACGCCCTTCTACCTGCGGACCGGCAAGCGGCTGGTGGCGCGCTCTTCGGTCATCAACGTGATGTTCAAGGACGCGCCGCATTCGATCTTTGGCGAGGAGGCGGGGCGGCATGCCAATGTGCTGTCGATCCGGCTGCAACCCAACGAGGGCATCACGCTCAAGGTGACGATCAAGGAGCCGGGGCCGGGCGGGATGCGCCTGGTCGATGTGCCCTTGGACATGAGTTTCGCCAAGGCGCTGGGGCCCGAAAACCAGAGCCCGCCCGACGCCTATGAACGTCTGATCATGGATGTGATCCGGGGCAACCAGACCCTGTTCATGCGCGGCGACGAGGTCGAGGCTGCCTGGGCCTGGACTGACCCGATCATCGCCGGCTGGCAGGCGCGGGGCGATGTGCCCAAACCCTATGACTGCGGCAGTACCGGCCCGGGCGACGCCGAACTGCTGATGAGACGTGATGGTCGCCGCTGGCAAGGGATAAACCCATGA